In a single window of the Hoyosella subflava DQS3-9A1 genome:
- the cobF gene encoding precorrin-6A synthase (deacetylating) has product MRTLYVIGIGAGDPEQLTLQAIKAMNRTDVFFLVDKGATKSELVDIRRQMLADHVRDKDYRVVEIPDPPRDRAAAAYESAVTDWHHRRAGVFSEAINRELGDEGVGAFLVWGDPALYDSTLRIFDLMLAAKSVEFEYEVIPGITSIQALTAKHRIPMNRIGESIHITTGRHLAEGLPAGVDNAIIMLDGSCTFTQVPGDDVDVYWGGNVGTPDEVLIAGSLRSVEHEIEVQRAELKERAGWVMDTYLLRRRKD; this is encoded by the coding sequence ATGCGGACGCTTTATGTGATCGGGATTGGCGCGGGGGATCCTGAACAGCTCACACTTCAGGCCATCAAGGCGATGAATCGGACTGATGTCTTCTTCCTCGTTGACAAGGGCGCGACAAAATCTGAACTTGTTGATATCCGGCGGCAGATGCTTGCCGACCATGTCCGCGACAAGGACTATCGCGTCGTGGAGATCCCCGATCCGCCCCGCGATCGTGCCGCCGCAGCGTACGAGTCCGCGGTCACCGATTGGCATCATCGGCGCGCGGGGGTTTTCTCGGAGGCGATCAATCGCGAGCTTGGGGACGAAGGCGTCGGTGCTTTCCTCGTTTGGGGTGATCCTGCGCTCTACGACAGCACGCTGCGCATCTTCGATCTGATGCTTGCCGCGAAATCGGTCGAGTTCGAGTATGAGGTCATTCCCGGGATCACCAGTATCCAGGCGCTCACTGCGAAGCATCGCATACCGATGAATCGGATAGGGGAGTCAATTCACATCACCACTGGGCGGCACCTTGCTGAGGGTCTGCCCGCGGGTGTGGACAACGCGATTATCATGCTTGACGGAAGCTGCACCTTCACCCAGGTTCCCGGAGACGACGTTGATGTTTACTGGGGCGGCAACGTGGGCACCCCGGATGAAGTTCTGATTGCGGGTAGCCTGCGCAGCGTCGAGCATGAGATCGAGGTGCAGCGTGCAGAGCTGAAAGAGCGTGCCGGCTGGGTCATGGACACGTACCTTTTGCGGCGGCGCAAGGATTGA
- a CDS encoding NAD-dependent succinate-semialdehyde dehydrogenase, giving the protein MPAQQDESREERTERLLRELPKQLWVGGKQRPAETGKTFPVRNPATGDVLVEVSDAGPADGARALDEAVRVQEKWARTPARERAEILRAAFDAISSRKADVAHLMTLEMGKALPESDAEVAYGGEFFRWFSEEAARISGRFTPSPAGTGRILTIRRPVGPCLAITPWNFPLAMGTRKIGPALAAGCTMIVKPAGETPLTMLLLGQILTEAGLPEGVLSILPTSRSADLVTPLLEDPRLRKLTFTGSTAVGRALVKQAAPNLLRMSMELGGNAPFVVFDDADIDAAVDGAMLAKLRNGGEACTAANRFHVADSVRDEFTEKLVARMSDVTMGAGIEPGVQLGPLVNSDQLTTVQGLVQDAIAKGARLLLGGVAPDGPGHFYPATVLTDVPAEARILQEEVFGPVVAITGFTDEDEGIRLANNTEYGLAAYVYTRDLDRALRVAESVETGMIGINRGVISDVAAPFGGVKASGFGREGGVEGIDEYVETRYVALPVP; this is encoded by the coding sequence ATGCCAGCGCAACAAGACGAATCACGCGAGGAACGAACAGAGCGCCTGCTCAGGGAGTTGCCGAAGCAGCTTTGGGTTGGTGGCAAGCAGCGACCGGCTGAGACGGGCAAGACCTTTCCGGTGCGAAACCCAGCAACGGGCGACGTGCTTGTCGAGGTCTCAGATGCTGGACCTGCGGACGGTGCGCGTGCACTCGATGAGGCGGTTCGCGTTCAGGAGAAGTGGGCGCGCACCCCGGCTCGGGAACGCGCCGAGATCCTGCGAGCCGCATTTGATGCAATTTCCAGCCGCAAGGCTGACGTGGCGCACCTAATGACGCTCGAAATGGGTAAGGCGCTCCCCGAAAGTGACGCGGAAGTCGCGTACGGCGGGGAATTTTTCCGATGGTTCAGTGAAGAAGCAGCGCGGATCAGTGGACGCTTCACGCCGTCGCCGGCAGGGACTGGCCGCATCCTTACTATCCGGCGGCCGGTAGGGCCGTGTCTAGCGATCACCCCGTGGAACTTTCCGCTGGCGATGGGAACCCGAAAGATCGGTCCAGCGCTCGCGGCAGGGTGCACGATGATCGTAAAGCCCGCAGGCGAAACGCCACTGACGATGCTGCTGCTCGGCCAGATTCTGACGGAAGCAGGGCTTCCGGAGGGGGTCTTGTCGATCCTCCCGACATCCCGGTCGGCCGATCTGGTGACGCCGCTGCTGGAAGATCCAAGGCTGCGGAAGCTGACGTTTACCGGCTCCACGGCGGTAGGCCGCGCCCTGGTGAAACAAGCTGCGCCGAATCTGCTGCGGATGTCGATGGAGCTGGGCGGGAACGCGCCGTTCGTCGTCTTTGACGATGCAGACATTGATGCTGCCGTAGACGGTGCGATGCTCGCGAAACTCCGCAACGGAGGTGAGGCGTGCACCGCCGCGAATCGCTTCCATGTGGCGGACTCGGTGCGCGACGAATTCACTGAGAAACTCGTTGCGCGAATGTCAGACGTCACGATGGGTGCGGGAATTGAGCCCGGAGTGCAGCTAGGACCACTGGTGAATTCGGATCAGCTCACTACTGTGCAGGGCCTCGTCCAGGATGCGATCGCGAAGGGAGCCAGGCTGCTTCTGGGCGGAGTCGCACCGGACGGGCCGGGACACTTCTATCCAGCGACCGTCCTGACTGATGTTCCCGCTGAGGCGCGCATCCTCCAGGAGGAGGTGTTCGGCCCTGTTGTCGCCATCACTGGATTCACTGACGAAGACGAAGGAATCAGGCTCGCTAACAACACTGAGTACGGGCTCGCCGCCTACGTCTACACGCGCGACCTGGACCGGGCGCTTCGTGTCGCGGAATCAGTCGAAACCGGCATGATTGGCATCAACCGCGGTGTGATTTCTGACGTCGCGGCTCCATTTGGCGGAGTCAAGGCATCCGGTTTCGGCCGCGAAGGCGGCGTGGAGGGCATCGACGAGTACGTCGAGACTCGCTACGTGGCGCTTCCTGTTCCCTGA
- a CDS encoding serine/threonine-protein kinase, giving the protein MVNPAEAPNASLKGSDRIGGLLAERYRLERVLGRGGAADVYRATDELLGRPVAVKVFRSSGEDPEADRLRIDAEMRTLAALSDPGLVTLFDAGVATQPDDLPVPFLVMELVSGPTLRQHIDTHGLSTLETAFVGSELAATLAYVHACGVIHRDVKPGNILFGPPRGQGRYSTKLTDFGIARLVGSDPLTAHGSAVGTAHYLSPEQAMGEPVSSPSDIYSLGLVLIECLTGEMAFPGDAIPAAVARLRSDPPVPSRFGAGWESLLSAMTTRDPAHRPCAADVARELDMISRSRATTAAAPIAGVAASATATTAANTVPTLIPGADRTTASRSLRGSWGVAAAATVLLAGVAASVTLLNGTEDAPAPVADTGPKAAHTVPKVQSGSELNLVPTSPADSLVPAGSAVPATSVEPAPAAIVPPAADQPPQPQPAAEEPVPAPANPGQGNGGSPPGLGDGGPPGQSNGQGNGNGRGPR; this is encoded by the coding sequence ATGGTCAACCCAGCCGAGGCGCCGAACGCCTCTCTGAAAGGCTCGGACCGGATCGGAGGGCTGCTCGCTGAGCGCTACCGGCTGGAGCGAGTTCTCGGACGCGGCGGGGCGGCGGACGTATACCGTGCCACCGACGAACTCCTCGGCCGACCCGTCGCCGTCAAGGTCTTCCGCTCCTCCGGGGAGGACCCGGAAGCAGACAGGCTACGCATTGATGCCGAAATGCGCACGCTGGCGGCATTAAGCGACCCCGGTCTGGTCACCCTGTTCGACGCCGGGGTTGCGACGCAGCCTGACGATCTGCCTGTCCCGTTTCTCGTGATGGAACTGGTGTCCGGCCCCACACTCCGTCAGCACATCGACACGCACGGCCTATCGACGCTGGAAACTGCCTTCGTGGGAAGTGAGCTTGCCGCCACGCTCGCCTACGTGCATGCCTGCGGGGTGATCCACCGCGACGTCAAACCCGGAAATATCCTGTTCGGTCCGCCCCGGGGCCAAGGCCGATATTCGACGAAGCTCACCGATTTCGGAATCGCGCGACTCGTCGGGAGTGACCCGCTGACCGCCCACGGGTCGGCAGTGGGAACCGCCCATTACCTCAGTCCGGAACAGGCTATGGGTGAGCCTGTCAGTTCCCCGTCCGACATCTATTCGCTGGGCCTGGTCCTCATCGAGTGCCTCACTGGTGAAATGGCGTTTCCCGGCGACGCGATCCCCGCTGCGGTCGCGCGGCTGCGAAGCGATCCACCGGTGCCCAGCCGCTTTGGTGCGGGCTGGGAGAGCCTGCTCAGCGCGATGACGACGCGTGACCCCGCTCATCGTCCATGTGCCGCCGATGTTGCACGTGAATTAGACATGATCAGCCGTAGCCGTGCCACGACCGCAGCCGCCCCGATTGCTGGCGTGGCTGCTAGCGCGACGGCGACCACCGCCGCCAATACGGTACCGACACTCATCCCCGGTGCGGATCGCACGACCGCATCGCGAAGCCTGCGTGGAAGCTGGGGGGTGGCGGCCGCGGCGACGGTGCTTCTGGCGGGCGTCGCAGCATCCGTGACCCTTCTCAACGGCACCGAAGACGCCCCCGCGCCGGTAGCAGACACGGGCCCGAAGGCCGCGCACACCGTGCCCAAGGTCCAGTCCGGCTCCGAGCTCAATTTGGTGCCGACGTCACCTGCCGATTCGCTTGTCCCCGCTGGTTCCGCAGTTCCGGCCACGTCTGTTGAGCCCGCACCGGCAGCAATCGTTCCCCCAGCCGCCGATCAACCCCCTCAACCGCAGCCTGCCGCTGAGGAGCCTGTCCCTGCGCCCGCAAACCCCGGGCAGGGCAACGGTGGTAGTCCGCCCGGACTGGGCGACGGAGGCCCGCCAGGCCAGAGCAATGGCCAGGGCAACGGCAATGGCCGCGGGCCCAGGTAA
- a CDS encoding chorismate mutase gives MSTHAADNGSASDGDDTTPSAPDIDALRQEIDRLDAEILAAVQRRTEVSRTIGQLRMASGGTRLVHNREMKVIERFSSLGPEGHNLAILLLRLGRGRLGHD, from the coding sequence ATGAGTACTCACGCTGCTGACAACGGCTCCGCATCCGATGGTGACGACACAACCCCATCCGCTCCGGACATCGATGCGCTCCGTCAGGAAATCGATCGGCTCGATGCGGAAATCCTCGCTGCAGTGCAGCGCCGCACGGAGGTGTCCCGCACCATCGGTCAGTTGCGAATGGCGTCCGGCGGGACCAGGCTCGTGCACAATCGGGAGATGAAAGTCATCGAGCGCTTCAGCTCGCTTGGTCCCGAAGGCCACAACCTGGCGATCCTGCTGCTTCGCCTCGGCCGTGGCCGCCTCGGGCACGACTGA
- a CDS encoding maleate cis-trans isomerase family protein, with amino-acid sequence MSTAIGFIYPDHAAEDDYPLAEKLLQESGVSVSLEVAHIYGTDLHAVPELLDLGSPEKLSQGAALLAEKQPAAVVWACTSGSFVYGPDGAPGQIAGLADDAGVPASSTSFAFVNAAHTLGVKKVAVAASYPEDVAALFVQFLAAGGIEVVAMSSQGIDTAAEVGTLTPEQVLDIARAHDHPDAEAVLIPDTAMHTIGVLADLEAELGKPVLTANQVTIWEGLRLAGFTSVQPSLGALFRGRLDNDNLRS; translated from the coding sequence ATGAGCACAGCAATTGGCTTCATCTACCCCGACCATGCCGCTGAGGATGACTACCCCCTGGCGGAGAAGCTGCTTCAGGAATCTGGGGTGTCAGTGTCGCTCGAGGTGGCGCACATTTACGGGACAGACCTGCATGCCGTGCCCGAACTACTGGATTTAGGCAGTCCGGAAAAGCTGTCGCAGGGCGCCGCACTGCTCGCTGAGAAGCAACCGGCAGCAGTCGTGTGGGCGTGCACCTCGGGCAGCTTCGTTTACGGGCCAGACGGTGCTCCCGGCCAGATTGCCGGTCTCGCAGACGACGCGGGGGTCCCAGCGTCGAGCACCAGCTTTGCGTTCGTCAACGCGGCCCACACGCTAGGTGTCAAGAAGGTCGCGGTCGCCGCTAGCTACCCGGAGGACGTGGCAGCGCTGTTCGTTCAGTTCCTCGCGGCCGGCGGCATCGAAGTGGTGGCAATGTCGAGTCAGGGAATCGACACCGCGGCTGAAGTCGGAACGCTCACCCCCGAGCAGGTACTCGACATCGCGCGCGCCCACGACCACCCGGATGCCGAAGCGGTACTCATCCCGGATACCGCGATGCACACGATTGGTGTGCTGGCTGACCTCGAGGCGGAACTGGGCAAGCCGGTGCTGACGGCCAACCAGGTCACTATCTGGGAAGGACTTCGGCTCGCCGGATTCACGAGCGTGCAGCCGAGCCTCGGTGCGCTGTTCCGCGGAAGGCTCGACAATGACAATCTTCGATCTTGA
- a CDS encoding maleate cis-trans isomerase family protein, protein MELNIPEFDGPIAQRGIGIIAPFDLALERELWRWLPMEVSLHLARTPYEPVEVSAEMAELVSDRRSVMLATRDVLHVEPEVIAYLCTSGSFIKGLSHERALVDAMLEAGAPDALTTSGALVEAVRHLNLSKVSVITPYDSILTEKLNDFLGELGVEVLQSDYLGLGGGMWRVNYRTIAERIIKADDPRSEAVFVSCTNLPTYDLIEPMERQLGKPILTANQLTMWACLGRMKLPMMGPGKWLRDVFQGE, encoded by the coding sequence TTGGAACTCAATATCCCGGAATTTGATGGCCCCATCGCGCAGCGGGGCATCGGGATCATCGCTCCGTTCGACCTTGCCCTCGAACGGGAACTCTGGCGCTGGCTGCCGATGGAAGTGAGCCTGCATCTCGCGAGGACTCCCTATGAGCCGGTGGAGGTGAGCGCCGAGATGGCTGAGCTGGTGTCAGACCGCCGAAGCGTCATGCTGGCCACACGCGATGTGCTGCACGTCGAACCTGAGGTCATTGCGTATCTCTGCACTTCCGGCAGCTTCATCAAAGGGCTGTCTCATGAACGCGCGCTCGTCGACGCCATGCTCGAGGCGGGCGCACCCGACGCTCTGACCACCAGTGGCGCGCTCGTTGAGGCTGTACGGCACCTCAACCTCAGCAAGGTCTCCGTCATCACGCCGTACGACTCGATTCTCACCGAAAAGCTGAACGACTTCCTCGGTGAACTCGGTGTGGAAGTTCTCCAGTCCGACTACCTCGGTCTCGGTGGCGGCATGTGGCGGGTGAACTACCGGACTATCGCGGAGCGGATCATCAAGGCAGACGATCCGCGCTCCGAAGCGGTGTTCGTAAGCTGCACCAACCTGCCCACCTACGACCTGATCGAGCCGATGGAACGGCAGCTTGGTAAACCAATTCTGACTGCCAACCAGCTGACAATGTGGGCCTGCCTCGGCCGGATGAAATTGCCCATGATGGGGCCCGGAAAATGGCTCCGTGACGTCTTCCAGGGAGAGTGA
- a CDS encoding cutinase family protein — translation MIFAEAVRRACVVAAVPCAVAGLSILGVPAAHADPAATESLGSRCEASYFLALRGSNEPPQDGVVHEPPVYPASVATGGMGPLLSAFFTALQQQTGERSLPAPAGYGIVYPAVQVGDGGLSYFSNYVRSARVGAENLRRALQQINTACADSETQVVIAGNSQGADAINLAIGNEATSAGKDFRNVSVITYFGDPSRSDQQQLRAVGAQRGEGVFRILPLFPAGQDQWMRANPDVTISYCIPGDNVCDPAEHPEDLGNARGTLGVTPLDRHLSYADPAVRLRCNSPGLPDDTWMNAKDCAAHMVADRLRTRASG, via the coding sequence GTGATCTTCGCTGAGGCAGTTCGCCGGGCATGTGTTGTCGCTGCCGTTCCATGTGCCGTCGCTGGCCTGTCGATTCTTGGGGTGCCCGCTGCCCATGCGGACCCCGCCGCCACTGAAAGCCTCGGCAGCCGTTGTGAAGCCAGTTACTTCCTGGCACTGCGTGGATCTAACGAACCGCCCCAGGACGGCGTTGTTCACGAACCACCCGTCTACCCGGCGAGCGTGGCGACGGGCGGCATGGGACCGCTGCTCAGTGCCTTCTTTACGGCGTTGCAGCAGCAAACCGGTGAGCGTTCACTGCCAGCCCCGGCCGGCTACGGCATCGTGTACCCAGCAGTCCAGGTGGGCGATGGCGGGCTCTCTTACTTTTCGAACTATGTGAGATCTGCCAGGGTCGGCGCGGAGAATTTGCGGCGCGCGCTACAGCAGATCAACACGGCGTGTGCCGACAGCGAAACCCAGGTCGTCATTGCGGGCAACTCGCAGGGAGCTGACGCCATCAACCTCGCCATCGGCAATGAGGCCACCTCAGCAGGTAAGGACTTCCGCAACGTTTCGGTCATCACCTATTTCGGGGACCCGAGCCGCTCTGATCAACAGCAGTTGCGTGCGGTAGGCGCCCAGCGGGGGGAGGGTGTGTTCCGGATTCTGCCCTTGTTCCCGGCTGGACAGGACCAGTGGATGCGCGCGAATCCAGACGTGACCATCTCCTACTGCATTCCCGGCGACAATGTCTGCGATCCAGCGGAGCATCCGGAGGATCTGGGCAATGCGCGTGGCACGCTCGGTGTCACGCCCCTCGACCGTCACCTGAGTTACGCGGATCCCGCAGTCCGTTTGCGCTGCAACAGTCCAGGTCTGCCGGACGATACCTGGATGAATGCGAAAGACTGCGCGGCGCACATGGTCGCTGACAGGCTCCGCACGCGGGCAAGCGGCTAG
- a CDS encoding GntR family transcriptional regulator: protein MTIFDLEPVARQSTAELIADRLRVAIMRGNLTAGSQLGEADLAAKFQVSRGPVREAMQRLVSEGLLNSVRHRGIFVIELTIDDIEDVYHSRAAIERGALERVLEGRRDVTAAALSSAVEAMRDAADRGDIPAVSDADQQFHETLVQSSGSARLVRAARTLLIETRMCLGALQSTYADIHEQVTEHDQLREAIADGPPERAFKLLADHMDDAVTRLREQQAAEASAEAGPEAGPEAGPEAGPEAGG, encoded by the coding sequence ATGACAATCTTCGATCTTGAACCTGTGGCGCGACAGTCCACAGCTGAACTCATCGCTGATCGCCTCAGAGTGGCGATCATGCGAGGGAACCTCACCGCCGGGAGCCAGCTCGGAGAAGCTGACCTCGCGGCGAAGTTTCAGGTCTCACGCGGGCCTGTACGCGAAGCGATGCAGCGGCTCGTTTCGGAAGGGCTGCTGAACAGTGTCCGCCACCGCGGCATCTTCGTCATCGAACTGACAATTGACGACATCGAGGACGTTTACCATTCGCGCGCAGCGATAGAGCGGGGGGCACTGGAACGGGTACTGGAGGGCCGCCGCGACGTGACCGCCGCGGCGCTATCGTCGGCCGTAGAGGCGATGCGCGACGCTGCTGACCGCGGTGATATCCCGGCTGTCTCCGATGCCGACCAGCAGTTCCATGAGACCCTCGTGCAGAGTTCTGGCAGCGCGCGTCTCGTGCGTGCAGCGCGCACCCTACTGATCGAGACCCGGATGTGCCTCGGTGCGCTGCAATCAACGTATGCGGACATTCATGAGCAAGTCACCGAGCATGATCAACTGCGGGAGGCGATCGCTGACGGACCGCCGGAACGCGCGTTCAAGCTGCTGGCAGACCACATGGATGACGCTGTGACCCGTTTGCGTGAACAGCAGGCCGCAGAAGCAAGCGCAGAAGCAGGCCCAGAAGCAGGCCCAGAAGCAGGCCCAGAAGCAGGCCCAGAAGCAGGCGGCTGA
- a CDS encoding TetR/AcrR family transcriptional regulator — translation MRKEAQRVVAARPTVEILRRNEICARILDAAEECLMQSGFRSRVHAAIAQRAGLSRPTVYKYFGDQTAIIEALFEREVNRFLAHLRPVLEGTHHAKARLVESVVFIVSYARQHELLQKSLKEDPQVVMQLLSSRGGGLIERVAQYMSPYYKRTPDAQEPDETALVPVAEWLYRVVTSLITTPGVVDTESPEKLRDFVTELLELPTLGHAEKTEVVRASARV, via the coding sequence GTGAGAAAAGAAGCTCAGCGCGTCGTGGCGGCACGGCCAACAGTAGAGATCCTTCGCCGGAACGAGATCTGTGCCCGCATCCTGGATGCGGCAGAAGAATGCCTGATGCAGTCGGGCTTCCGCTCACGGGTGCACGCCGCGATCGCGCAGCGAGCCGGATTGTCGCGGCCCACCGTGTACAAGTACTTCGGCGATCAGACGGCGATCATCGAAGCGCTGTTCGAGCGGGAGGTCAATCGTTTCCTTGCGCATCTGCGACCGGTGCTAGAAGGCACACACCATGCAAAGGCCAGGCTTGTTGAAAGCGTCGTCTTCATTGTGAGCTATGCGCGCCAGCACGAGCTCCTTCAGAAGTCGTTGAAGGAAGACCCCCAAGTGGTAATGCAGCTGCTCTCCTCTCGTGGGGGCGGCTTGATAGAGCGCGTAGCGCAGTACATGTCGCCCTACTACAAACGGACACCGGACGCTCAGGAGCCGGATGAGACTGCACTCGTCCCGGTCGCCGAGTGGCTTTACCGAGTGGTCACTTCCTTGATCACGACGCCCGGCGTGGTCGACACGGAGAGCCCCGAGAAGCTGCGCGACTTTGTCACTGAACTGCTTGAACTTCCGACACTGGGCCACGCTGAAAAAACTGAGGTGGTTCGGGCAAGCGCGAGGGTGTGA
- a CDS encoding cutinase family protein has product MSDDSHCRNHHPLLRQRLNKAMTAGMMMALVALPTAAANPPSDPDTIPEHAEVVERTAQPLGADCEPLYVLATRGSNEPPQDGAVIYEDPVYPADVETSGMGPLLNDFYDTLTQELTARGETEPAGFGVAYPAVRVGEGWFRYPTHYRDSVAEGAENLRQSLREINTLCTDAGTEVVLAGVSQGADVINQVLSDEVSNGSDYLRNVTTVVLFGDPSRSSDQSAVHVGATRGEGFFRMLPMVGEMQDEWMRAHPGAVISLCIPGDNVCDPLEHPQDSSNALGLIGVSPFARHESYHDSDIELECGNASASGDNWLTAKECAVQMVTDRVGSESSVPQSALAQTR; this is encoded by the coding sequence ATGAGTGACGATAGCCACTGCCGCAACCATCACCCGCTCCTTCGCCAGCGGCTGAACAAAGCGATGACTGCGGGGATGATGATGGCGCTCGTCGCACTTCCCACGGCGGCGGCTAACCCGCCCAGTGACCCGGACACGATCCCCGAGCATGCCGAGGTAGTGGAACGTACGGCGCAACCGCTCGGCGCTGACTGCGAACCTCTGTACGTGCTGGCGACACGCGGTTCAAATGAGCCACCTCAGGATGGCGCCGTGATTTACGAGGACCCCGTGTACCCCGCCGACGTGGAGACCAGTGGCATGGGGCCGCTTCTGAACGACTTCTACGACACGCTCACCCAGGAGCTTACCGCTCGCGGTGAAACCGAACCCGCAGGCTTCGGCGTCGCGTACCCGGCCGTTCGCGTCGGTGAGGGATGGTTCCGCTACCCGACCCACTATCGCGATTCGGTAGCCGAAGGTGCTGAGAACCTCCGCCAATCGTTGCGGGAGATCAACACCCTCTGCACGGACGCGGGCACCGAGGTTGTGCTGGCGGGTGTTTCGCAAGGAGCGGACGTGATCAATCAGGTTCTCAGCGACGAAGTGAGCAACGGTTCTGATTATCTTCGCAACGTCACGACTGTCGTACTGTTCGGTGACCCCAGCCGGTCGAGTGATCAGTCTGCGGTCCACGTCGGTGCAACGCGCGGTGAAGGCTTCTTCCGCATGTTACCCATGGTCGGCGAGATGCAGGACGAATGGATGCGGGCCCACCCCGGCGCAGTGATCTCCCTGTGTATACCGGGTGACAACGTGTGCGATCCGCTCGAACATCCACAGGACTCCAGCAACGCACTTGGGCTCATCGGTGTGTCTCCCTTCGCGCGGCATGAGAGCTACCACGACAGCGACATCGAGCTGGAATGCGGCAACGCCTCTGCCAGCGGAGACAACTGGCTCACAGCGAAAGAGTGCGCGGTCCAGATGGTCACGGACCGTGTAGGCAGCGAATCGTCAGTACCGCAGAGCGCCCTCGCGCAGACACGCTGA
- the pgi gene encoding glucose-6-phosphate isomerase, protein MVNNISASAEWQALATHVKTLQETNLRALFDDDPGRGSALTMHAGDLYIDFSKHLVVPKTISLLADLARAAGVPEQRDAMMRGAHINTTEDRAVLHTALRASRTSALSVDGQNIIRDVHGTLDQMGTFTDAVRSGEFRGATGERITTVVNIGIGGSDLGPAMVCGALRSYADAGITAHFVSNVDPADLIATLDGLDAESTLFIVASKTFTTLETLSNARAARTWLLNKLGTDESAVAKHFVAVSTNAERVAEFGINTDNMFGFWDWVGGRYSVDSAIGLSVMLTIGKEQFAEFLAGFRIVDDHFRQAPLEQNAPVLLGMLGVLYTNFFGAESRAVLPYSNDLARFPAYLQQLTMESNGKSVRLDGEPVTTQTGEIFWGEPGTNGQHAFYQLLHQGTRLIPCDFIGFAEPNDDIDSGDGTGMHDLLMSNFFAQTQVLAFGKNADEIAAEGTPSHLVPHKVMPGNRPSTTILARNLTPSSVGQLIALYEHQVLVQGTVWGINPFDQWGVELGKTQAKQLLPAVTGEDPSAGAADSSTDGLLKQYRRWRGRA, encoded by the coding sequence ATAGTGAACAACATTTCAGCGTCTGCCGAATGGCAGGCATTGGCTACTCATGTAAAAACTCTTCAAGAAACAAATCTCCGCGCCCTGTTTGACGACGATCCTGGGCGCGGATCCGCCCTGACGATGCACGCCGGAGATCTTTACATCGACTTCAGCAAGCATCTCGTCGTACCCAAGACGATCTCACTGCTCGCCGATCTTGCCCGTGCCGCTGGAGTGCCGGAGCAGCGCGACGCGATGATGCGCGGTGCGCACATCAACACCACCGAGGACCGGGCGGTCCTCCACACCGCGTTGCGTGCGTCGAGGACCTCAGCGTTGTCGGTGGACGGCCAGAACATCATTCGGGACGTTCACGGCACGCTAGATCAAATGGGCACCTTTACGGATGCTGTGCGCAGCGGGGAGTTCCGTGGCGCGACGGGTGAGCGCATCACAACGGTGGTGAACATCGGTATCGGTGGCTCCGATCTTGGCCCCGCGATGGTATGCGGCGCGCTGCGCTCGTACGCCGATGCGGGCATCACCGCCCATTTTGTATCGAACGTCGACCCCGCGGACCTGATCGCCACTCTCGATGGACTCGATGCCGAGTCGACTCTGTTCATCGTCGCGTCCAAAACGTTCACCACGCTCGAGACGCTCAGCAATGCGCGCGCCGCACGCACTTGGCTTCTCAACAAACTCGGAACCGATGAATCCGCTGTTGCGAAACATTTCGTCGCGGTGTCCACGAATGCCGAACGCGTAGCTGAGTTCGGCATCAACACGGACAACATGTTCGGCTTCTGGGACTGGGTGGGCGGCCGGTACTCCGTGGACTCCGCGATTGGTCTCAGTGTGATGCTGACAATTGGCAAGGAACAGTTCGCCGAGTTCCTCGCTGGTTTCCGTATTGTCGACGACCATTTCCGGCAAGCCCCGCTCGAGCAGAACGCCCCCGTTTTGCTCGGGATGCTCGGTGTCCTTTACACCAACTTCTTCGGCGCTGAGTCCCGCGCGGTGCTTCCCTACTCGAACGATCTGGCTCGCTTCCCCGCCTATCTGCAGCAACTGACGATGGAATCGAACGGAAAGTCGGTCCGGCTCGATGGCGAACCGGTGACAACACAGACCGGCGAAATCTTCTGGGGCGAACCCGGGACGAACGGTCAGCACGCCTTCTATCAGTTGCTGCATCAGGGCACTCGACTGATTCCGTGCGACTTCATCGGGTTTGCGGAGCCGAACGATGACATTGACAGCGGCGACGGTACCGGCATGCATGACCTCCTGATGTCTAATTTCTTCGCGCAGACGCAGGTGCTCGCATTCGGCAAGAATGCCGACGAAATCGCCGCCGAGGGCACCCCCTCCCATCTTGTGCCGCACAAGGTAATGCCCGGGAACCGGCCCAGCACAACAATCCTTGCCCGTAACCTGACCCCCTCGTCTGTCGGGCAGCTCATCGCACTCTACGAGCACCAGGTCCTCGTGCAGGGCACCGTCTGGGGTATCAATCCGTTCGACCAGTGGGGTGTGGAGCTCGGCAAAACCCAGGCGAAGCAACTACTGCCCGCTGTCACCGGTGAGGATCCCTCCGCGGGCGCCGCGGATTCGTCTACCGACGGACTTCTCAAGCAGTACAGGCGGTGGCGCGGGCGGGCATGA